Proteins co-encoded in one Dasypus novemcinctus isolate mDasNov1 chromosome 18, mDasNov1.1.hap2, whole genome shotgun sequence genomic window:
- the LOC131274413 gene encoding MLV-related proviral Env polyprotein-like, with protein MQLECLFCPPNLSVCFLHRTHSRRGPHPSLSVCSDYSSPDTTTRFLIPHNTSQWLCTSTGLTPCLNVATLDANNETCVLIFLAPRVLYHSDTDFFRCLLRKQTSLHLLKREPITAALTVASLLSLAGAGTGIAALATQSSALSSLRQAVDEDITYLHKAVKYLKDSLNSLSELVLQNRRGLDLLLLKEGGLCASLGEECCIYANSTGLVEDNLKKVEEGLEKRRKERENANYSSNLFHALLPYLLPFLGPLIVVILILTVGPWGIKRVLSIAKDQAKAVSNAVFSSFVQVHYQHLATDEPPPHRPLRPLRP; from the coding sequence ATGCAATTggaatgcctcttctgtccccctaacctttcagtctgtttcctccacaggacacaTTCTCGTCGGGGccctcacccctcccttagtgtttGCTCTGATTACTCCTCTCCCGACACTACTACCAGATTCTTAATTCCTCATAACACCTCTcaatggctttgtacctccactggactaaccccctgcctcaacgtcgcCACCCTCGATGCTAATAATGAAACTTGTGTGCTTATCTTTCTCGCCCCTCGAGTCCTCTACCACTCTGACACTGACTTTTTCCGCTGTTTGCTGCGCAaacaaacctctctccacctaCTAAAAAGAGAACCAATCACTGCAGCCCTAACTGTTGCTTCCCTTCTGAGTCTCGCAGGGGCAGGCACCGGCATCGCTGCCCTCGCCACACAgtcttctgccctctcctctctcagacaggccgtagATGAAGACATAACCTATCTTCACAAAGCTGTCAAATATCTAAAAGACTCTCTTAACTCTCTCTCCGAATTAGTCCTGCAAAACCGTcgtggcctcgacctcctccttctCAAAGAAGGAGGTCTTTGCGCCTCtcttggagaagaatgctgcatatacgccaactccaccggcctaGTCGAGGACAATCTGAAAAAAGTCGAAGAGGGACTAGAaaagcgccgcaaagagcgagaaaacgcGAACTATTCTTCTAATCTTTTTCATGCCCTCCTCCcctacctccttccatttctagGCCCGCTCATTGTCGTCATTTTGattctcactgtgggcccctggggcaTCAAGAGAGTGCTCAgcattgccaaagatcaagccaaagCTGTATCCAATGCAGTATTCAGCTCTTTCGTGCAGGTCCATTACCAACACCTCGCCACCGatgagccccctccccaccgtcCTCTTCGCCCTCTCCGCCCGTGA